The Nycticebus coucang isolate mNycCou1 chromosome 2, mNycCou1.pri, whole genome shotgun sequence genome includes a window with the following:
- the TSNAXIP1 gene encoding translin-associated factor X-interacting protein 1 isoform X5 — MATVCTLPQLPRRLVLATRLAESHGFPAAAVLLLLDCAQVRKLRKNLAEEYLHYLSERDARKILIADLNELRYQREDMSLAQSPGVWGEDPVKLTLALKMTRQDLTRTQMELNTMKANFGDVVPRRDFEMQEKTNRDLQEQLDSLRADYEEVRKEHELLLQLHMNTLKERDQYFAELQEIQRTSTPRPDWTKCEEVVAGGPERWQLLAEGKNSDQLVDVLLEEIGEGLLREKDFFSGLGYGESVPTFLRFDGPVENKKPTRKHVIELLKDAWKERVAEEEKEKFQDFFFNFLERRFGTSDAIAWAYTIFENIKLFRSNEVMSHFYAVLMGKINESMTVKQMETVAQLLKEMTNVDSQNEGIITMEQFSTVLKNTFPLKKEEKIQELMEAGGWHPDGTNADVLNYRSLFMEDEEGRHEPFVQKVWEQYLEEKDEYLQEIKQELGMEIYDLVTLSKLRGALMSNDPSLDKQTMNTYISQAFQLPESELPEEGDEKEETIVVRLQLILDRLQMVDIRRMGPREQEPVS, encoded by the exons ATGGCGACGGTCTGTACACTACCACAGCTTCCCAGGCGGCTGGTGCTGGCTACCCGTCTGGCCGAGAGTCATGGCTTCCCAGCAGCCGCGGTACTACTGCTTCTCGACTGCGCCCAG gtgaggaaactgaggaagaacTTGGCTGAAGAGTACCTGCACTACCTCAGTGAGCGAGATGCCCGCAAGATCCTCATTGCAGACCTGAATGAGTTGCGGTACCAGCGGGAGGATATGTCATTAGCCCAGTCCCCAG GTGTCTGGGGGGAGGACCCCGTGAAGTTAACATTGGCTCTGAAGATGACTCGGCAAGACCTGACCCGCACACAGATGGAACTCAACACCATGAAGGCCAACTTTGGAGATGTGGTACCCAGGAGGGACTTTGAAATGCAGGAGAAGACCAATAGGGATCTTCAGGAGCAG CTGGACAGCCTGAGAGCTGACTATGAGGAGGTCCGCAAGGAGCATGAGCTGCTGCTGCAGTTGCACATGAACACACTGAAGGAACGCGACCAGTACTTTGCTGAGCTGCAGGAGATCCAGCGCACCTCCACCCCACGGCCTGATTGGACTAAGTGCGAAG AAGTGGTGGCCGGGGGCCCAGAGCGCTGGCAACTGTTGGCTGAGGGCAAGAACAGTGACCAGTTGGTGGATGTGCTCCTAGAGGAGATTGGCGAGGGACTGCTACGGGAGAAAGACTTCTTTTCTGGTCTG GGCTATGGGGAATCTGTCCCCACTTTCCTTCGGTTTGATGGTCCTGTGGAGAACAAGAAGCCAACCAGGAAGCATGTGATAGAGCTCCTCAAAGATGCCTGGAAGGAACGTGTTGCAGAGGAGGAG AAAGAGAAGTTTCaagatttcttctttaattttctggaGCGTCGCTTTGGGACCAGTGATGCCATAGCCTGGGCATACaccatttttgaaaatatcaaactCTTCCGCTCCAACGAGGTCATGAGTCACTTCTATGCAGTCTTAATGGGAAAG ATAAATGAGAGTATGACTGTCAAGCAGATGGAGACAGTAGCCCAGCTGCTGAAGGAGATGACAAATGTTGACAGTCAAAATGAGGGGATAATAACCATGGAGCAATTCAG CACAGTCCTCAAGAATACCTTCCCCctcaagaaagaagagaaaattcagGAGCTGATGGAGGCAGGGGGCTGGCATCCCGATGGCACCAATGCAGACGTGCTTAACTACCGCTCATTGTTTATGGAG GATGAGGAAGGCCGTCATGAGCCGTTTGTGCAAAAGGTGTGGGAACAGTACCTAGAGGAGAAGGATGAGTACTTACAGGAGATAAAGCAGGAGCTGGGCATGGAAAT CTATGATTTGGTGACCCTATCCAAGCTGCGTGGGGCCTTAATGAGCAACGACCCCAGCCTGGACAAGCAGACTATGAATACTTATATCAGCCAGGCCTTCCAGCTCCCTGAGTCAGAACTGCCAGAGGAGGGTGACGAGAAGGAAGAGACCATTGTGGTACGGCTCCAGTTGATACTGGACCGGCTTCAGATGGTTGACATAAGGCGCATGGGACCAAGAGAGCAAGAGCCTGTAAGCTAG
- the TSNAXIP1 gene encoding translin-associated factor X-interacting protein 1 isoform X3 yields MASQQPRYYCFSTAPSSQMRTSGVTIDDSSLPEARNTQTRKLSQKRKTVVSMCGQLSPWPTYTSGQTILQNRKPCSDDHWKRSSSWRQQSIGIAKPRYLEQLENYLRKELLLVELGKDSAQELRLQVRKLRKNLAEEYLHYLSERDARKILIADLNELRYQREDMSLAQSPGVWGEDPVKLTLALKMTRQDLTRTQMELNTMKANFGDVVPRRDFEMQEKTNRDLQEQLDSLRADYEEVRKEHELLLQLHMNTLKERDQYFAELQEIQRTSTPRPDWTKCEEVVAGGPERWQLLAEGKNSDQLVDVLLEEIGEGLLREKDFFSGLGYGESVPTFLRFDGPVENKKPTRKHVIELLKDAWKERVAEEEKEKFQDFFFNFLERRFGTSDAIAWAYTIFENIKLFRSNEVMSHFYAVLMGKINESMTVKQMETVAQLLKEMTNVDSQNEGIITMEQFSTVLKNTFPLKKEEKIQELMEAGGWHPDGTNADVLNYRSLFMEDEEGRHEPFVQKVWEQYLEEKDEYLQEIKQELGMEIYDLVTLSKLRGALMSNDPSLDKQTMNTYISQAFQLPESELPEEGDEKEETIVVRLQLILDRLQMVDIRRMGPREQEPVS; encoded by the exons ATGGCTTCCCAGCAGCCGCGGTACTACTGCTTCTCGACTGCGCCCAG TTCACAGATGCGGACTTCGGGAGTGACCATAGATGACTCCTCTCTCCCAGAAGCCAGGAACACCCAGACACGCAAGCTTTCTCAGAAACGGAAAACAGTG GTCTCCATGTGTGGGCAACTGTCCCCATGGCCCACATACACCAGTGGCCAGACCATTTTGCAAAATCGAAAACCCTGTTCAGATGACCACTGGAAACGATCAAG TAGCTGGCGCCAGCAGTCCATTGGCATTGCCAAGCCCAGGTACCTAGAGCAGCTGGAAAACTACCTACGCAAGGAGCTCCTCCTGGTGGAACTGGGCAAAGATTCTGCGCAGGAGCTGAGGCTACAG gtgaggaaactgaggaagaacTTGGCTGAAGAGTACCTGCACTACCTCAGTGAGCGAGATGCCCGCAAGATCCTCATTGCAGACCTGAATGAGTTGCGGTACCAGCGGGAGGATATGTCATTAGCCCAGTCCCCAG GTGTCTGGGGGGAGGACCCCGTGAAGTTAACATTGGCTCTGAAGATGACTCGGCAAGACCTGACCCGCACACAGATGGAACTCAACACCATGAAGGCCAACTTTGGAGATGTGGTACCCAGGAGGGACTTTGAAATGCAGGAGAAGACCAATAGGGATCTTCAGGAGCAG CTGGACAGCCTGAGAGCTGACTATGAGGAGGTCCGCAAGGAGCATGAGCTGCTGCTGCAGTTGCACATGAACACACTGAAGGAACGCGACCAGTACTTTGCTGAGCTGCAGGAGATCCAGCGCACCTCCACCCCACGGCCTGATTGGACTAAGTGCGAAG AAGTGGTGGCCGGGGGCCCAGAGCGCTGGCAACTGTTGGCTGAGGGCAAGAACAGTGACCAGTTGGTGGATGTGCTCCTAGAGGAGATTGGCGAGGGACTGCTACGGGAGAAAGACTTCTTTTCTGGTCTG GGCTATGGGGAATCTGTCCCCACTTTCCTTCGGTTTGATGGTCCTGTGGAGAACAAGAAGCCAACCAGGAAGCATGTGATAGAGCTCCTCAAAGATGCCTGGAAGGAACGTGTTGCAGAGGAGGAG AAAGAGAAGTTTCaagatttcttctttaattttctggaGCGTCGCTTTGGGACCAGTGATGCCATAGCCTGGGCATACaccatttttgaaaatatcaaactCTTCCGCTCCAACGAGGTCATGAGTCACTTCTATGCAGTCTTAATGGGAAAG ATAAATGAGAGTATGACTGTCAAGCAGATGGAGACAGTAGCCCAGCTGCTGAAGGAGATGACAAATGTTGACAGTCAAAATGAGGGGATAATAACCATGGAGCAATTCAG CACAGTCCTCAAGAATACCTTCCCCctcaagaaagaagagaaaattcagGAGCTGATGGAGGCAGGGGGCTGGCATCCCGATGGCACCAATGCAGACGTGCTTAACTACCGCTCATTGTTTATGGAG GATGAGGAAGGCCGTCATGAGCCGTTTGTGCAAAAGGTGTGGGAACAGTACCTAGAGGAGAAGGATGAGTACTTACAGGAGATAAAGCAGGAGCTGGGCATGGAAAT CTATGATTTGGTGACCCTATCCAAGCTGCGTGGGGCCTTAATGAGCAACGACCCCAGCCTGGACAAGCAGACTATGAATACTTATATCAGCCAGGCCTTCCAGCTCCCTGAGTCAGAACTGCCAGAGGAGGGTGACGAGAAGGAAGAGACCATTGTGGTACGGCTCCAGTTGATACTGGACCGGCTTCAGATGGTTGACATAAGGCGCATGGGACCAAGAGAGCAAGAGCCTGTAAGCTAG
- the TSNAXIP1 gene encoding translin-associated factor X-interacting protein 1 isoform X4 produces the protein MASQQPRYYCFSTAPSSQMRTSGVTIDDSSLPEARNTQTRKLSQKRKTVVRKLRKNLAEEYLHYLSERDARKILIADLNELRYQREDMSLAQSPGVWGEDPVKLTLALKMTRQDLTRTQMELNTMKANFGDVVPRRDFEMQEKTNRDLQEQLDSLRADYEEVRKEHELLLQLHMNTLKERDQYFAELQEIQRTSTPRPDWTKCEEVVAGGPERWQLLAEGKNSDQLVDVLLEEIGEGLLREKDFFSGLGYGESVPTFLRFDGPVENKKPTRKHVIELLKDAWKERVAEEEKEKFQDFFFNFLERRFGTSDAIAWAYTIFENIKLFRSNEVMSHFYAVLMGKINESMTVKQMETVAQLLKEMTNVDSQNEGIITMEQFSTVLKNTFPLKKEEKIQELMEAGGWHPDGTNADVLNYRSLFMEDEEGRHEPFVQKVWEQYLEEKDEYLQEIKQELGMEIYDLVTLSKLRGALMSNDPSLDKQTMNTYISQAFQLPESELPEEGDEKEETIVVRLQLILDRLQMVDIRRMGPREQEPVS, from the exons ATGGCTTCCCAGCAGCCGCGGTACTACTGCTTCTCGACTGCGCCCAG TTCACAGATGCGGACTTCGGGAGTGACCATAGATGACTCCTCTCTCCCAGAAGCCAGGAACACCCAGACACGCAAGCTTTCTCAGAAACGGAAAACAGTG gtgaggaaactgaggaagaacTTGGCTGAAGAGTACCTGCACTACCTCAGTGAGCGAGATGCCCGCAAGATCCTCATTGCAGACCTGAATGAGTTGCGGTACCAGCGGGAGGATATGTCATTAGCCCAGTCCCCAG GTGTCTGGGGGGAGGACCCCGTGAAGTTAACATTGGCTCTGAAGATGACTCGGCAAGACCTGACCCGCACACAGATGGAACTCAACACCATGAAGGCCAACTTTGGAGATGTGGTACCCAGGAGGGACTTTGAAATGCAGGAGAAGACCAATAGGGATCTTCAGGAGCAG CTGGACAGCCTGAGAGCTGACTATGAGGAGGTCCGCAAGGAGCATGAGCTGCTGCTGCAGTTGCACATGAACACACTGAAGGAACGCGACCAGTACTTTGCTGAGCTGCAGGAGATCCAGCGCACCTCCACCCCACGGCCTGATTGGACTAAGTGCGAAG AAGTGGTGGCCGGGGGCCCAGAGCGCTGGCAACTGTTGGCTGAGGGCAAGAACAGTGACCAGTTGGTGGATGTGCTCCTAGAGGAGATTGGCGAGGGACTGCTACGGGAGAAAGACTTCTTTTCTGGTCTG GGCTATGGGGAATCTGTCCCCACTTTCCTTCGGTTTGATGGTCCTGTGGAGAACAAGAAGCCAACCAGGAAGCATGTGATAGAGCTCCTCAAAGATGCCTGGAAGGAACGTGTTGCAGAGGAGGAG AAAGAGAAGTTTCaagatttcttctttaattttctggaGCGTCGCTTTGGGACCAGTGATGCCATAGCCTGGGCATACaccatttttgaaaatatcaaactCTTCCGCTCCAACGAGGTCATGAGTCACTTCTATGCAGTCTTAATGGGAAAG ATAAATGAGAGTATGACTGTCAAGCAGATGGAGACAGTAGCCCAGCTGCTGAAGGAGATGACAAATGTTGACAGTCAAAATGAGGGGATAATAACCATGGAGCAATTCAG CACAGTCCTCAAGAATACCTTCCCCctcaagaaagaagagaaaattcagGAGCTGATGGAGGCAGGGGGCTGGCATCCCGATGGCACCAATGCAGACGTGCTTAACTACCGCTCATTGTTTATGGAG GATGAGGAAGGCCGTCATGAGCCGTTTGTGCAAAAGGTGTGGGAACAGTACCTAGAGGAGAAGGATGAGTACTTACAGGAGATAAAGCAGGAGCTGGGCATGGAAAT CTATGATTTGGTGACCCTATCCAAGCTGCGTGGGGCCTTAATGAGCAACGACCCCAGCCTGGACAAGCAGACTATGAATACTTATATCAGCCAGGCCTTCCAGCTCCCTGAGTCAGAACTGCCAGAGGAGGGTGACGAGAAGGAAGAGACCATTGTGGTACGGCTCCAGTTGATACTGGACCGGCTTCAGATGGTTGACATAAGGCGCATGGGACCAAGAGAGCAAGAGCCTGTAAGCTAG
- the TSNAXIP1 gene encoding translin-associated factor X-interacting protein 1 isoform X2 codes for MASQQPRYYCFSTAPSSQMRTSGVTIDDSSLPEARNTQTRKLSQKRKTVVSMCGQLSPWPTYTSGQTILQNRKPCSDDHWKRSSWRQQSIGIAKPRYLEQLENYLRKELLLVELGKDSAQELRLQPYREIFEFFIEDFKTYKPLLSSIKNAYELMLAHQREKIRALEPLKAKLITVNEDCNERILAMRAEEKHEISMLKKEKMKLLKLIDKKNEEKISLQSEVRKLRKNLAEEYLHYLSERDARKILIADLNELRYQREDMSLAQSPGVWGEDPVKLTLALKMTRQDLTRTQMELNTMKANFGDVVPRRDFEMQEKTNRDLQEQLDSLRADYEEVRKEHELLLQLHMNTLKERDQYFAELQEIQRTSTPRPDWTKCEEVVAGGPERWQLLAEGKNSDQLVDVLLEEIGEGLLREKDFFSGLGYGESVPTFLRFDGPVENKKPTRKHVIELLKDAWKERVAEEEKEKFQDFFFNFLERRFGTSDAIAWAYTIFENIKLFRSNEVMSHFYAVLMGKINESMTVKQMETVAQLLKEMTNVDSQNEGIITMEQFSTVLKNTFPLKKEEKIQELMEAGGWHPDGTNADVLNYRSLFMEDEEGRHEPFVQKVWEQYLEEKDEYLQEIKQELGMEIYDLVTLSKLRGALMSNDPSLDKQTMNTYISQAFQLPESELPEEGDEKEETIVVRLQLILDRLQMVDIRRMGPREQEPVS; via the exons ATGGCTTCCCAGCAGCCGCGGTACTACTGCTTCTCGACTGCGCCCAG TTCACAGATGCGGACTTCGGGAGTGACCATAGATGACTCCTCTCTCCCAGAAGCCAGGAACACCCAGACACGCAAGCTTTCTCAGAAACGGAAAACAGTG GTCTCCATGTGTGGGCAACTGTCCCCATGGCCCACATACACCAGTGGCCAGACCATTTTGCAAAATCGAAAACCCTGTTCAGATGACCACTGGAAACGATCAAG CTGGCGCCAGCAGTCCATTGGCATTGCCAAGCCCAGGTACCTAGAGCAGCTGGAAAACTACCTACGCAAGGAGCTCCTCCTGGTGGAACTGGGCAAAGATTCTGCGCAGGAGCTGAGGCTACAG CCTTACAGAGAGATCTTTGAGTTTTTCATAGAGGACTTCAAAACGTACAAGCCATTACTTTCCTCCATCAAGAACGCATACGAGTTGATGTTAG CCCACCAAAGGGAGAAGATTAGGGCTCTGGAACCCCTAAAGGCCAAACTTATTACTGTGAATGAGGATTGCAATGAGCGGATCCTGGCCATGAGGGCTGAGGAGAAACACGAGATCTCCAtgctcaagaaagaaaagatgaagttGCTAAAACTCATTGACAAAAAGAATGAGGAGAAGATCTCATTGCAGAGCGAG gtgaggaaactgaggaagaacTTGGCTGAAGAGTACCTGCACTACCTCAGTGAGCGAGATGCCCGCAAGATCCTCATTGCAGACCTGAATGAGTTGCGGTACCAGCGGGAGGATATGTCATTAGCCCAGTCCCCAG GTGTCTGGGGGGAGGACCCCGTGAAGTTAACATTGGCTCTGAAGATGACTCGGCAAGACCTGACCCGCACACAGATGGAACTCAACACCATGAAGGCCAACTTTGGAGATGTGGTACCCAGGAGGGACTTTGAAATGCAGGAGAAGACCAATAGGGATCTTCAGGAGCAG CTGGACAGCCTGAGAGCTGACTATGAGGAGGTCCGCAAGGAGCATGAGCTGCTGCTGCAGTTGCACATGAACACACTGAAGGAACGCGACCAGTACTTTGCTGAGCTGCAGGAGATCCAGCGCACCTCCACCCCACGGCCTGATTGGACTAAGTGCGAAG AAGTGGTGGCCGGGGGCCCAGAGCGCTGGCAACTGTTGGCTGAGGGCAAGAACAGTGACCAGTTGGTGGATGTGCTCCTAGAGGAGATTGGCGAGGGACTGCTACGGGAGAAAGACTTCTTTTCTGGTCTG GGCTATGGGGAATCTGTCCCCACTTTCCTTCGGTTTGATGGTCCTGTGGAGAACAAGAAGCCAACCAGGAAGCATGTGATAGAGCTCCTCAAAGATGCCTGGAAGGAACGTGTTGCAGAGGAGGAG AAAGAGAAGTTTCaagatttcttctttaattttctggaGCGTCGCTTTGGGACCAGTGATGCCATAGCCTGGGCATACaccatttttgaaaatatcaaactCTTCCGCTCCAACGAGGTCATGAGTCACTTCTATGCAGTCTTAATGGGAAAG ATAAATGAGAGTATGACTGTCAAGCAGATGGAGACAGTAGCCCAGCTGCTGAAGGAGATGACAAATGTTGACAGTCAAAATGAGGGGATAATAACCATGGAGCAATTCAG CACAGTCCTCAAGAATACCTTCCCCctcaagaaagaagagaaaattcagGAGCTGATGGAGGCAGGGGGCTGGCATCCCGATGGCACCAATGCAGACGTGCTTAACTACCGCTCATTGTTTATGGAG GATGAGGAAGGCCGTCATGAGCCGTTTGTGCAAAAGGTGTGGGAACAGTACCTAGAGGAGAAGGATGAGTACTTACAGGAGATAAAGCAGGAGCTGGGCATGGAAAT CTATGATTTGGTGACCCTATCCAAGCTGCGTGGGGCCTTAATGAGCAACGACCCCAGCCTGGACAAGCAGACTATGAATACTTATATCAGCCAGGCCTTCCAGCTCCCTGAGTCAGAACTGCCAGAGGAGGGTGACGAGAAGGAAGAGACCATTGTGGTACGGCTCCAGTTGATACTGGACCGGCTTCAGATGGTTGACATAAGGCGCATGGGACCAAGAGAGCAAGAGCCTGTAAGCTAG
- the TSNAXIP1 gene encoding translin-associated factor X-interacting protein 1 isoform X1 — MASQQPRYYCFSTAPSSQMRTSGVTIDDSSLPEARNTQTRKLSQKRKTVVSMCGQLSPWPTYTSGQTILQNRKPCSDDHWKRSSSWRQQSIGIAKPRYLEQLENYLRKELLLVELGKDSAQELRLQPYREIFEFFIEDFKTYKPLLSSIKNAYELMLAHQREKIRALEPLKAKLITVNEDCNERILAMRAEEKHEISMLKKEKMKLLKLIDKKNEEKISLQSEVRKLRKNLAEEYLHYLSERDARKILIADLNELRYQREDMSLAQSPGVWGEDPVKLTLALKMTRQDLTRTQMELNTMKANFGDVVPRRDFEMQEKTNRDLQEQLDSLRADYEEVRKEHELLLQLHMNTLKERDQYFAELQEIQRTSTPRPDWTKCEEVVAGGPERWQLLAEGKNSDQLVDVLLEEIGEGLLREKDFFSGLGYGESVPTFLRFDGPVENKKPTRKHVIELLKDAWKERVAEEEKEKFQDFFFNFLERRFGTSDAIAWAYTIFENIKLFRSNEVMSHFYAVLMGKINESMTVKQMETVAQLLKEMTNVDSQNEGIITMEQFSTVLKNTFPLKKEEKIQELMEAGGWHPDGTNADVLNYRSLFMEDEEGRHEPFVQKVWEQYLEEKDEYLQEIKQELGMEIYDLVTLSKLRGALMSNDPSLDKQTMNTYISQAFQLPESELPEEGDEKEETIVVRLQLILDRLQMVDIRRMGPREQEPVS; from the exons ATGGCTTCCCAGCAGCCGCGGTACTACTGCTTCTCGACTGCGCCCAG TTCACAGATGCGGACTTCGGGAGTGACCATAGATGACTCCTCTCTCCCAGAAGCCAGGAACACCCAGACACGCAAGCTTTCTCAGAAACGGAAAACAGTG GTCTCCATGTGTGGGCAACTGTCCCCATGGCCCACATACACCAGTGGCCAGACCATTTTGCAAAATCGAAAACCCTGTTCAGATGACCACTGGAAACGATCAAG TAGCTGGCGCCAGCAGTCCATTGGCATTGCCAAGCCCAGGTACCTAGAGCAGCTGGAAAACTACCTACGCAAGGAGCTCCTCCTGGTGGAACTGGGCAAAGATTCTGCGCAGGAGCTGAGGCTACAG CCTTACAGAGAGATCTTTGAGTTTTTCATAGAGGACTTCAAAACGTACAAGCCATTACTTTCCTCCATCAAGAACGCATACGAGTTGATGTTAG CCCACCAAAGGGAGAAGATTAGGGCTCTGGAACCCCTAAAGGCCAAACTTATTACTGTGAATGAGGATTGCAATGAGCGGATCCTGGCCATGAGGGCTGAGGAGAAACACGAGATCTCCAtgctcaagaaagaaaagatgaagttGCTAAAACTCATTGACAAAAAGAATGAGGAGAAGATCTCATTGCAGAGCGAG gtgaggaaactgaggaagaacTTGGCTGAAGAGTACCTGCACTACCTCAGTGAGCGAGATGCCCGCAAGATCCTCATTGCAGACCTGAATGAGTTGCGGTACCAGCGGGAGGATATGTCATTAGCCCAGTCCCCAG GTGTCTGGGGGGAGGACCCCGTGAAGTTAACATTGGCTCTGAAGATGACTCGGCAAGACCTGACCCGCACACAGATGGAACTCAACACCATGAAGGCCAACTTTGGAGATGTGGTACCCAGGAGGGACTTTGAAATGCAGGAGAAGACCAATAGGGATCTTCAGGAGCAG CTGGACAGCCTGAGAGCTGACTATGAGGAGGTCCGCAAGGAGCATGAGCTGCTGCTGCAGTTGCACATGAACACACTGAAGGAACGCGACCAGTACTTTGCTGAGCTGCAGGAGATCCAGCGCACCTCCACCCCACGGCCTGATTGGACTAAGTGCGAAG AAGTGGTGGCCGGGGGCCCAGAGCGCTGGCAACTGTTGGCTGAGGGCAAGAACAGTGACCAGTTGGTGGATGTGCTCCTAGAGGAGATTGGCGAGGGACTGCTACGGGAGAAAGACTTCTTTTCTGGTCTG GGCTATGGGGAATCTGTCCCCACTTTCCTTCGGTTTGATGGTCCTGTGGAGAACAAGAAGCCAACCAGGAAGCATGTGATAGAGCTCCTCAAAGATGCCTGGAAGGAACGTGTTGCAGAGGAGGAG AAAGAGAAGTTTCaagatttcttctttaattttctggaGCGTCGCTTTGGGACCAGTGATGCCATAGCCTGGGCATACaccatttttgaaaatatcaaactCTTCCGCTCCAACGAGGTCATGAGTCACTTCTATGCAGTCTTAATGGGAAAG ATAAATGAGAGTATGACTGTCAAGCAGATGGAGACAGTAGCCCAGCTGCTGAAGGAGATGACAAATGTTGACAGTCAAAATGAGGGGATAATAACCATGGAGCAATTCAG CACAGTCCTCAAGAATACCTTCCCCctcaagaaagaagagaaaattcagGAGCTGATGGAGGCAGGGGGCTGGCATCCCGATGGCACCAATGCAGACGTGCTTAACTACCGCTCATTGTTTATGGAG GATGAGGAAGGCCGTCATGAGCCGTTTGTGCAAAAGGTGTGGGAACAGTACCTAGAGGAGAAGGATGAGTACTTACAGGAGATAAAGCAGGAGCTGGGCATGGAAAT CTATGATTTGGTGACCCTATCCAAGCTGCGTGGGGCCTTAATGAGCAACGACCCCAGCCTGGACAAGCAGACTATGAATACTTATATCAGCCAGGCCTTCCAGCTCCCTGAGTCAGAACTGCCAGAGGAGGGTGACGAGAAGGAAGAGACCATTGTGGTACGGCTCCAGTTGATACTGGACCGGCTTCAGATGGTTGACATAAGGCGCATGGGACCAAGAGAGCAAGAGCCTGTAAGCTAG
- the TSNAXIP1 gene encoding translin-associated factor X-interacting protein 1 isoform X6 produces the protein MSLAQSPGVWGEDPVKLTLALKMTRQDLTRTQMELNTMKANFGDVVPRRDFEMQEKTNRDLQEQLDSLRADYEEVRKEHELLLQLHMNTLKERDQYFAELQEIQRTSTPRPDWTKCEEVVAGGPERWQLLAEGKNSDQLVDVLLEEIGEGLLREKDFFSGLGYGESVPTFLRFDGPVENKKPTRKHVIELLKDAWKERVAEEEKEKFQDFFFNFLERRFGTSDAIAWAYTIFENIKLFRSNEVMSHFYAVLMGKINESMTVKQMETVAQLLKEMTNVDSQNEGIITMEQFSTVLKNTFPLKKEEKIQELMEAGGWHPDGTNADVLNYRSLFMEDEEGRHEPFVQKVWEQYLEEKDEYLQEIKQELGMEIYDLVTLSKLRGALMSNDPSLDKQTMNTYISQAFQLPESELPEEGDEKEETIVVRLQLILDRLQMVDIRRMGPREQEPVS, from the exons ATGTCATTAGCCCAGTCCCCAG GTGTCTGGGGGGAGGACCCCGTGAAGTTAACATTGGCTCTGAAGATGACTCGGCAAGACCTGACCCGCACACAGATGGAACTCAACACCATGAAGGCCAACTTTGGAGATGTGGTACCCAGGAGGGACTTTGAAATGCAGGAGAAGACCAATAGGGATCTTCAGGAGCAG CTGGACAGCCTGAGAGCTGACTATGAGGAGGTCCGCAAGGAGCATGAGCTGCTGCTGCAGTTGCACATGAACACACTGAAGGAACGCGACCAGTACTTTGCTGAGCTGCAGGAGATCCAGCGCACCTCCACCCCACGGCCTGATTGGACTAAGTGCGAAG AAGTGGTGGCCGGGGGCCCAGAGCGCTGGCAACTGTTGGCTGAGGGCAAGAACAGTGACCAGTTGGTGGATGTGCTCCTAGAGGAGATTGGCGAGGGACTGCTACGGGAGAAAGACTTCTTTTCTGGTCTG GGCTATGGGGAATCTGTCCCCACTTTCCTTCGGTTTGATGGTCCTGTGGAGAACAAGAAGCCAACCAGGAAGCATGTGATAGAGCTCCTCAAAGATGCCTGGAAGGAACGTGTTGCAGAGGAGGAG AAAGAGAAGTTTCaagatttcttctttaattttctggaGCGTCGCTTTGGGACCAGTGATGCCATAGCCTGGGCATACaccatttttgaaaatatcaaactCTTCCGCTCCAACGAGGTCATGAGTCACTTCTATGCAGTCTTAATGGGAAAG ATAAATGAGAGTATGACTGTCAAGCAGATGGAGACAGTAGCCCAGCTGCTGAAGGAGATGACAAATGTTGACAGTCAAAATGAGGGGATAATAACCATGGAGCAATTCAG CACAGTCCTCAAGAATACCTTCCCCctcaagaaagaagagaaaattcagGAGCTGATGGAGGCAGGGGGCTGGCATCCCGATGGCACCAATGCAGACGTGCTTAACTACCGCTCATTGTTTATGGAG GATGAGGAAGGCCGTCATGAGCCGTTTGTGCAAAAGGTGTGGGAACAGTACCTAGAGGAGAAGGATGAGTACTTACAGGAGATAAAGCAGGAGCTGGGCATGGAAAT CTATGATTTGGTGACCCTATCCAAGCTGCGTGGGGCCTTAATGAGCAACGACCCCAGCCTGGACAAGCAGACTATGAATACTTATATCAGCCAGGCCTTCCAGCTCCCTGAGTCAGAACTGCCAGAGGAGGGTGACGAGAAGGAAGAGACCATTGTGGTACGGCTCCAGTTGATACTGGACCGGCTTCAGATGGTTGACATAAGGCGCATGGGACCAAGAGAGCAAGAGCCTGTAAGCTAG